The Microcystis panniformis FACHB-1757 region GTCGCGGCTACCACCACGGCAGCCCCAGCTAAAGCCAAGGAATCGCCCTTAGAAGCCTATATTCGCCGCGCCCAAGCCTCTCTTGACCAAAATAACCCCGCCCAAGCTTTGCGAGAATTGCGCGATGCCCTACGGGAAGAACCAGATAATAGCATCTGTCACGCCCTGCTCGGTTTAGCCTACCTGCGACAAAATCAACTCTCCATGGCCCGGGTTCATATCAATCGCGCCTGGCAAGTCAGCCCCAAAGATGCGACGGTGATTAGGTGCAAACGGGAACTGGATAAAGTAGTTAATCTTAATACTGAAATGGAAGACCAGAAGGGACAAAAAAAGGAAGGGAATCCTAAGAGCGGTTTTTGGTCCCTATTTGGTGGTAAAAAGAATAACTAGCTCAAACCATAACGGTATAAGCCTGATACCAAATCGTCATTTTAACCCGCCTGTTACCCACGCAGGTAACAGGAGAAAAGAAAAGATCAGCCCGAGACTCAAGCTCAAACTAGACAGACAAAACAGCTTACCCTGATCAGTAAGTGGGTGGGTGGAATTAAATATAAGATGAACGTAGGTTGGGTTGAAGCATGAAACCCAACGCCCGCATAGTTTACGCTACCGCTAACCCATCCTACAAATAATTGTGCCTCCCTACTTAATAATAATTAAGCTTTTTGCTTAAGTTGACACCAATGACCGCCGGCGCCCAAAATGTCATTTATCTTCTGTCAAGGTGGGTTAGGTAAAATGAGAAAAAAGTTCTGAAACCCTTATATAGAGAATGGTTAAGCCGTTGTCTTTTCGCTGTTTACTGTTTGCTGTTTACTAATCACAGGAAAAAAGCTCCCCACTCGGCTCTTCTATGTCTGTTTTGTTACTTTTTTCTTTTCTCTTGGGATAAGATTGTGATCGATCGAGTTTAGGGAATTTTTATGACCACGGAAAGTTTAGCGACTTCAGAAGCAATAGAGTCAATGACCGATGAATTTCTGGCTAGTACGAGCAGTCACCAAGAAATGATTGAAATGGTTATTTCTACTCTGCAGCAGAATGATACTGCTATGGTACAACATACAGAAAAAGGTTATCTTTGGAAGTTTCAGTATGGTAGCGTTGAGGTATTTGTACAGTTAACTGGGGAAAGCGATGATGATTTTCTAACGGTGTGGTCTTCTGTCCTCAAATTACCCGTTAAGGATGAATTGGGATTAACTCGCAAGTTATTAGCGATGAATTGTGCCGAAACCTTTGAATCTCATTTTGCCATTATGAATGATCAGGTGGTGGTGATTTCTCAGCGTACGGTGGCCGATTTGTCTGCTGGGGAGATTTCGCGAGCAATTACTCTCGTGGCGACGGTAGCAGATAATAATGATGAAATGTTACGAGAATCCTTTGGTGGCAGCTAAAATTTGGCGTTATATCCCTCCAATTATCTCATCGGCAGAGAAACAAATGGCGATCGATTCTTGGTTACTAGAGCAACACCGTTGTGGTGATCATCCCCCGACTCTGCGTTTTTATCAATGGTCGCCCCCGGCTATTTCCTTGGGCTATCATCAACGGCAATATCCCGATTTTTGGCGTGATTTGACTTGGCAAGGTCAAAAAATCTCCCTAGTTCGTCGTCCTACCGGTGGACGGGCTGTACTACATCAGGGGGATTTGACTTATATGGTGATAAATTCGGGGATGAAGGGGAATATTAGGAAAGTTTACTGTCAAATCTGTCGATTTTTAATCACAGGCTGGCAAAATCTCGGTCTAGAATTGTCCTACGGTGCTGCCGGCCGGGGATATATCCATTCTGCTAACTGTTTCGGTACGGCTACTGGTGCGGATTTAGTCGATAATTGGGGAAATAAATTTATTGGGAGCGCGCAACTGCAACGGGGTTCCTCGGTTCTCCAACATGGTTCGATGGTGCTAGAGCAGGATAATTCGCTGTTTGAGCAAGTTTTCGCCAGTGCTGCCCCTCAAAAGCTCAATTTAGCCCCAGATTTGACCCTACAGACAATTATCGCTACCCTGAAAACCGCCGCCGAGAAATGCTTTGATTGTCAATTGCTAGAGCAACCCCTAGAGGATTGGGAATGGCGATCAATTAAAAAAATGAATATAAATACTCATTGACAAAAAAGTTTTTGTGTGCGTAAAAAATCAATTATGAGTTAAGTTGTATAGATTTGTAATTTTTTGCTAATAATAGTTAAAGGTAGATAGAGGCCGCAAGGAACCAAAGTCTTATCGAACTCGAAATTATTGTCTAGCTTGTGCTAGTTTAAGAAACGTTAATCTTTTACAGTTTGTGAGGATTAACGAGCGATCGCAGCTAGTTTAGTTAAGCTAATCCAGTCAATCGATCGCGCCATCTTATAAGACAATGGGAGTAATCCCAGACTCAAAAAAGTTAAGAAATCTTGCCCGTGATTTCAGTTAAGCAAGAGGAAAAATACCCATGACCATTGCTGTCGGACGCGCCCCAGAAAGAGGGCTGTTTGATGCTCTCGATGACTGGCTCAAAAGAGACCGTTTCGTCTTCATCGGTTGGTCTGGTTTACTACTCTTCCCCTGCGCCTTCATGGCCCTAGGTGGATGGTTAACCGGCACCACCTTCGTCACCTCCTGGTACACCCACGGGTTAGCCAGTTCCTATCTGGAAGGCGGCAACTTCCTGACTGTGGCCGTCTCCACCCCCGCCGATGCCTTCGGTCACTCCATCCTCTTTCTCTGGGGACCGGAAGCCCAAGGTAACTTCACCCGTTGGTGTCAAATCGGCGGTTTATGGCCCTTTGTCGCTCTCCACGGTGCTTTCGGCTTGATTGGCTTCATGCTACGTCAGTTTGAAATCGCCCGTTTGGTCGGCATTCGTCCCTACAACGCCCTCGCCTTCTCTGGCCCGATTGCGGTGTTCGTCAGTGTCTTCCTGATGTACCCCCTCGGTCAGTCTAGCTGGTTCTTTGCCCCTAGCTTCGGCGTGGCTGGTATCTTCCGTTTCATTCTTTTCTTCCAAGGCTTCCACAACTGGACTCTCAACCCCTTCCACATGATGGGTGTAGCTGGTATCCTCGGTGGTGCGCTTCTCTGTGCTATTCACGGAGCGACGGTAGAAAATACCCTGTTTGAAGACGGTGAAGGTTCCAACACTTTCCGAGCTTTTGAACCCACCCAAGCGGAAGAAACCTACTCCATGGTCACTGCGAACCGTTTCTGGTCGCAAATCTTCGGCATCGCTTTCTCCAACAAACGTTGGTTACACTTCTTCATGCTCTTTGTCCCCGTGACTGGTTTATGGATGAGTGCTGTGGGTGTGGTTGGATTAGCGCTTAATCTACGGGCCTATGACTTCGTTTCTCAGGAATTGAGAGCGGCCGAAGACCCGGAATTTGAAACCTTCTACACTAAAAATATTCTGCTTAACGAAGGTCTGAGAGCTTGGATGGCTCCCCAAGACCAACCCCACGAAAACTTTATCTTCCCTGAGGAGGTTCTCCCGCGTGGTAACGCTCTCTAATATCCCTACCGCTACCGGTCGTGACCAAAGTTCCACCGGCTTCGCTTGGTGGTCCGGTAACGCTCGTCTTATCAACCTCTCCGGTAAACTGCTCGGCGCTCACGTCGCCCACGCTGGTTTAATCGTTTTCTGGGCCGGGGCAATGACCCTGTTTGAAACCGCCCACTTTATCCCCGAAAAACCGATGTACGAACAGGGTTTAATCCTGCTTCCCCACTTAGCTACCCTCGGTTTTGGGGTCGGTCCGGGTGGTGAAGTAGTCGATACCTTCCCCTACTTCGTCGCTGGTGTTCTGCACTTAATTTCTTCGGCTGTACTCGGTTTTGGTGGTATCTACCACGCTATCCGCGGACCGGAAACCCTAGAGGAATACTCTAATTTCTTCGGTTACGACTGGAAAGACAAAAACCAAATGACCAACATCATCGGTTATCACCTGATTCTCTTGGGTTGTGGTGCGCTGTTGTTGGTATTTAAAGCCATGTTCTTTGGCGGTGTCTATGATACCTGGGCCCCTGGTGGCGGTGACGTCCGCATCATCACCAATCCTACCCTCAACCCCGCAGTTATCTTTGGTTATCTGACCAAAGCTCCCTTCGGTGGCGAAGGCTGGATTATCAGCGTCAACAATATGGAAGATATCATCGGCGGTCACATCTGGATTGGCTTAATCTGTATCGCTGGCGGTATCTGGCACATTCTCACCAAACCTTTTGCTTGGGCGCGCCGCGCTTTCATCTGGTCTGGAGAAGCCTATCTGTCCTACAGCTTGGGCGCTCTTTCCATGATGGGCTTTATCGCCGCCGTTTACGTTTGGTTTAACAACACCGCCTATCCCAGTGAATTCTACGGTCCGACCGGTATGGAAGCTTCCCAAGCTCAAGCTTTCACCTTCTTGGTGCGTGACCAACGCTTAGGTGCTAACGTCGCTTCTGCCCAAGGCCCCACTGGTCTAGGTAAGTACCTGATGCGCTCTCCCACTGGTGAAATCATCTTCGGTGGTGAAACCATGCGTTTCTGGGATTTCCGCGGTCCCTGGTTAGAACCCCTCCGCGGTCCTAACGGTTTAGACCTCGACAAAATCAGAAATGACGTACAACCCTGGCAAGTACGCCGCGCGGCTGAATACATGACCCACGCTCCTTTAGGTTCCTTGAACTCTGTGGGTGGGGTTATCACTGACGTTAACTCGTTTAACTATGTGTCTCCTCGCGCTTGGTTGGCTACCTCTCACTTCACCCTCGCCTTCTTCTTCCTGATTGGACACCTCTGGCACGCTGGACGCGCTCGCGCCGCCGCCGCCGGTTTCGAGAAAGGAATTGACCGCGAGAC contains the following coding sequences:
- a CDS encoding YbjN domain-containing protein; this translates as MTTESLATSEAIESMTDEFLASTSSHQEMIEMVISTLQQNDTAMVQHTEKGYLWKFQYGSVEVFVQLTGESDDDFLTVWSSVLKLPVKDELGLTRKLLAMNCAETFESHFAIMNDQVVVISQRTVADLSAGEISRAITLVATVADNNDEMLRESFGGS
- a CDS encoding lipoate--protein ligase family protein, with product MMKCYENPLVAAKIWRYIPPIISSAEKQMAIDSWLLEQHRCGDHPPTLRFYQWSPPAISLGYHQRQYPDFWRDLTWQGQKISLVRRPTGGRAVLHQGDLTYMVINSGMKGNIRKVYCQICRFLITGWQNLGLELSYGAAGRGYIHSANCFGTATGADLVDNWGNKFIGSAQLQRGSSVLQHGSMVLEQDNSLFEQVFASAAPQKLNLAPDLTLQTIIATLKTAAEKCFDCQLLEQPLEDWEWRSIKKMNINTH
- the psbD gene encoding photosystem II D2 protein (photosystem q(a) protein) — its product is MTIAVGRAPERGLFDALDDWLKRDRFVFIGWSGLLLFPCAFMALGGWLTGTTFVTSWYTHGLASSYLEGGNFLTVAVSTPADAFGHSILFLWGPEAQGNFTRWCQIGGLWPFVALHGAFGLIGFMLRQFEIARLVGIRPYNALAFSGPIAVFVSVFLMYPLGQSSWFFAPSFGVAGIFRFILFFQGFHNWTLNPFHMMGVAGILGGALLCAIHGATVENTLFEDGEGSNTFRAFEPTQAEETYSMVTANRFWSQIFGIAFSNKRWLHFFMLFVPVTGLWMSAVGVVGLALNLRAYDFVSQELRAAEDPEFETFYTKNILLNEGLRAWMAPQDQPHENFIFPEEVLPRGNAL
- the psbC gene encoding photosystem II reaction center protein CP43; this translates as MVTLSNIPTATGRDQSSTGFAWWSGNARLINLSGKLLGAHVAHAGLIVFWAGAMTLFETAHFIPEKPMYEQGLILLPHLATLGFGVGPGGEVVDTFPYFVAGVLHLISSAVLGFGGIYHAIRGPETLEEYSNFFGYDWKDKNQMTNIIGYHLILLGCGALLLVFKAMFFGGVYDTWAPGGGDVRIITNPTLNPAVIFGYLTKAPFGGEGWIISVNNMEDIIGGHIWIGLICIAGGIWHILTKPFAWARRAFIWSGEAYLSYSLGALSMMGFIAAVYVWFNNTAYPSEFYGPTGMEASQAQAFTFLVRDQRLGANVASAQGPTGLGKYLMRSPTGEIIFGGETMRFWDFRGPWLEPLRGPNGLDLDKIRNDVQPWQVRRAAEYMTHAPLGSLNSVGGVITDVNSFNYVSPRAWLATSHFTLAFFFLIGHLWHAGRARAAAAGFEKGIDRETEPALAMPDLD